A window of Sphingobacterium sp. SRCM116780 contains these coding sequences:
- a CDS encoding NUMOD1 domain-containing DNA-binding protein yields MYSNEKLLPYQNMGLEDLEDEIWKDIPGLEEYGMISNYGRVKRLSFEAYNSMGRLYRYEERIQKQKISAYFNVFKQEFRGNLSARIQIDNISHSISIGRMVYYSFVETFDLSDRSIYISYKDYDALNTTPNNLFKTDHAGLQQHIIKAGRKDLHFGHNEANQAVFTELGRQVNRKKIHQYNMQGNYVATYNSLTEASQETGVSLSHISSASKMVTPTAGGFIWRSGRKRVTIGVKNIHARIRASKGASVSQYDLDGNRITTYYNINQAARQIGVRRESLRNAVYGKILVMAGSVWRKGEADQIDTTLERRSVGLRSGYTLSQYSVNGERLITFHSSKEAARYASVQTEQINAMAIRDDLLLKGFIWRYGDAALLSEEEVNRIQHNVGQEKRRDVTQYDLLGIRVGYFPTMTDASYRVGVPLGSVIGCVNGHKATGGGFIWRRGNGAIKLNIPETPYPLGNKLVRGVSQYTLKGELICRYATIAEAAKMTGVHKTNISNATKGRSKSAGGYIWKTGTE; encoded by the coding sequence ATGTATTCAAACGAGAAACTGTTACCCTATCAGAATATGGGGTTAGAGGATCTAGAAGATGAAATCTGGAAAGATATTCCAGGACTGGAGGAATATGGCATGATCTCCAATTATGGACGAGTTAAGCGGCTCTCTTTTGAAGCGTACAACAGTATGGGACGCTTGTACAGATATGAGGAACGTATCCAAAAACAGAAGATATCAGCCTATTTTAATGTTTTCAAGCAGGAATTTCGAGGTAATCTGAGTGCACGAATACAGATTGATAACATATCCCATAGCATATCCATTGGAAGGATGGTATATTATTCCTTTGTGGAGACTTTTGACCTCTCAGACCGATCTATTTATATCTCGTATAAAGACTACGATGCGCTTAATACTACTCCTAACAATCTTTTTAAGACCGATCATGCTGGCTTGCAACAGCATATTATAAAGGCTGGTCGAAAGGACTTACACTTTGGGCACAACGAAGCCAATCAGGCAGTATTTACTGAACTTGGGCGCCAGGTGAACCGCAAAAAAATCCATCAGTATAATATGCAGGGCAACTATGTGGCGACCTATAATAGTTTGACAGAAGCTTCTCAGGAGACTGGTGTCAGCTTGTCGCATATCAGCTCCGCATCCAAAATGGTGACACCTACGGCTGGAGGCTTCATTTGGCGTTCTGGACGTAAACGAGTCACCATAGGAGTAAAGAATATCCATGCACGTATCCGCGCTAGTAAAGGAGCTTCTGTAAGCCAGTATGATTTGGATGGAAATAGGATTACGACTTATTACAATATTAATCAGGCGGCGAGACAGATCGGTGTCAGGCGCGAATCCCTTCGAAATGCTGTATACGGCAAGATTCTTGTCATGGCTGGCTCCGTATGGCGTAAGGGAGAGGCTGATCAGATAGACACCACCCTTGAGCGACGATCAGTGGGATTGCGCAGTGGATATACTCTCAGTCAGTATTCTGTAAATGGTGAGAGGTTGATTACTTTTCACTCTAGCAAAGAAGCTGCGCGATATGCTAGTGTCCAGACGGAGCAAATCAATGCGATGGCGATCCGTGATGATTTGCTATTAAAGGGTTTTATCTGGCGATATGGTGATGCAGCATTACTATCGGAAGAAGAGGTGAACCGTATTCAGCACAACGTGGGTCAGGAGAAAAGGAGAGATGTTACCCAGTATGATCTTCTGGGTATTCGTGTCGGTTACTTTCCAACGATGACTGATGCGTCGTATAGGGTAGGTGTTCCATTGGGATCAGTGATAGGTTGTGTCAATGGACATAAAGCTACTGGAGGTGGTTTTATCTGGCGAAGGGGTAATGGAGCCATAAAGCTCAATATCCCTGAGACTCCCTATCCATTGGGCAACAAGCTGGTTCGTGGAGTCTCCCAATACACCCTTAAGGGTGAGTTAATATGTAGATATGCTACCATTGCAGAAGCAGCTAAGATGACAGGTGTTCACAAAACGAATATTTCGAATGCCACGAAGGGACGTTCAAAATCAGCAGGAGGCTATATTTGGAAGACGGGAACTGAGTAG